The following coding sequences are from one Musa acuminata AAA Group cultivar baxijiao chromosome BXJ2-4, Cavendish_Baxijiao_AAA, whole genome shotgun sequence window:
- the LOC103976389 gene encoding serine/threonine-protein kinase D6PK-like, producing MMDKIPELKMLSPQLPPFDKGPGVHTSSLRSERGPPTSFKSQILDAPVLISSLKGKDMLGEHNELAPEVDSFRSMDSFEEGRSSFNGASHPPEPVDSDLVTTVYVAIEQDKSDTRCLMRGLSVKGPFTEDLSVQLPAPKPNTALASRGESVEPNEPGAVSSPFSIPRASHTMEATYLAPDSEEKECVWDASLPPSGNVSPHSSIDSTGVVTAMSIVNSCTSTYRSEGVTSDGTMGGACGSAKGSMILDSLESTKTSNSRASDSSGLSDDSSWSNLSGSANKPHKGNDPRWKAILAVRARDGILGMSHFRLLKRLGCGDIGSVYLSELSGTRCYFAMKVMDKASLASRKKLTRAQTEREILQLLDHPFLPTLYTHFETDRFSCLVMEFCPGGDLHTLRQRQQGKHFSEYAARFYAAEVLLALEYLHMLGVVYRDLKPENVLVRDDGHIMLSDFDLSLRCAVSPTLIKTSSLDSDPSKRAAGAFCVQPACIEPSSVCIQPACFMPRLFPQRSKKKTRKPWSEVPRQQAAALPELVVEPTTARSMSFVGTHEYLAPEIIKGEGHGSAVDWWTFGIFLHELLYGRTPFKGSGNRATLFNVVGQQLSFSEAPSTSYASRDLIRGLLVKEPQQRLGVKRGATEIKQHPFFEGVNWALIRCSTPPEVPRPVEAELPLKFGAADGFGGTATSSKRVVGADVKSGGKYLDFEFF from the exons ATGATGGATAAGATTCCTGAGTTGAAGATGTTGTCCCCGCAGCTTCCTCCATTTGATAAGGGACCGGGTGTGCACACAAGCAGCTTGAGAAGTGAACGAGGTCCACCCACTTCTTTCAAATCTCAAATTTTGGATGCCCCTGTACTTATAAGTTCATTGAAAGGGAAAGACATGTTGGGAGAGCATAATGAATTAGCCCCTGAGGTTGATAGCTTCAGGAGCATGGATTCCTTTGAAGAAGGCAGAAGTTCTTTCAATGGGGCAAGTCATCCTCCAGAGCCCGTAGATAGTGATCTCGTGACGACGGTATATGTGGCGATAGAGCAAGACAAGTCTGATACGCGTTGCTTAATGAGAGGCCTCTCAGTAAAAGGTCCTTTCACTGAAGATCTCTCTGTACAGCTTCCTGCACCAAAGCCAAATACAGCCCTTGCATCAAGAGGTGAGAGTGTCGAGCCAAACGAGCCAGGTGCTGTATCTTCTCCGTTTTCTATTCCGCGTGCATCACACACAATGGAGGCAACATATTTAGCACCAGATTCTGAAGAAAAGGAGTGTGTTTGGGATGCTTCCCTTCCCCCGAGCGGAAATGTCAGTCCTCACAGTAGCATTGACAGCACTGGTGTGGTAACTGCCATGAGCATTGTAAACAGTTGCACGAGCACATATAGAAGTGAAGGAGTCACTAGTGATGGTACCATGGGAGGGGCCTGCGGAAGTGCTAAGGGAAGTATGATACTCGACTCGCTTGAAAGCACTAAAACCAGCAACAGTAGAGCTAGTGATAGCAGCGGTCTTAGTGATGATAGCAGCTGGAGTAATCTTAGTGGAAGTGCTAACAAGCCTCACAAGGGAAATGACCCTAGATGGAAGGCTATTCTTGCGGTTCGGGCTCGGGATGGTATACTGGGTATGAGTCACTTTCGACTGCTCAAACGGCTTGGATGTGGTGATATTGGTAGTGTTTATCTTTCAGAATTGAGTGGCACAAGGTGCTACTTTGCTATGAAGGTGATGGACAAGGCTTCTCTTGCAAGCAGGAAGAAGCTGACCAGGGCCCAAACGGAAAGGGAGATTCTTCAACTTCTGGATCACCCATTCTTACCAACTCTGTATACACATTTTGAGACTGATAGATTTTCATGCTTGGTCATGGAATTTTGCCCTGGTGGTGATTTGCATACATTGAGGCAACGCCAGCAAGGGAAGCACTTTTCTGAGTATGCAGCAAG ATTTTATGCTGCGGAAGTACTACTTGCTCTCGAGTATTTACACATGTTGGGTGTGGTATACAGAGATCTGAAACCAGAAAACGTACTTGTTCGTGACGACGGGCACATAATGCTTTCCGACTTTGATCTTTCTTTGAGGTGTGCCGTCTCCCCAACTCTCATCAAGACCTCATCGCTCGATTCCGATCCTTCCAAACGGGCAGCCGGTGCATTTTGCGTTCAACCAGCCTGCATCGAGCCTTCCTCCGTCTGCATCCAGCCCGCGTGCTTCATGCCAAGACTCTTCCCTCAGAGAAGCAAGAAGAAGACGAGGAAACCATGGTCTGAGGTGCCGAGGCAGCAGGCCGCCGCCCTGCCCGAGCTCGTCGTCGAGCCAACAACTGCTCGATCGATGTCCTTCGTCGGGACGCACGAGTACTTAGCCCCTGAAATCATCAAAGGCGAGGGCCACGGAAGTGCTGTGGACTGGTGGACCTTCGGTATATTCCTGCACGAGCTCCTTTATGGCCGGACGCCGTTCAAGGGCTCAGGCAACCGCGCGACGCTGTTCAACGTGGTCGGCCAGCAGCTCAGCTTCTCGGAGGCCCCATCGACCAGCTACGCTAGCAGAGATCTGATAAGAGGGCTTCTGGTGAAAGAGCCGCAGCAAAGGCTGGGCGTCAAGAGGGGAGCCACGGAGATAAAGCAGCATCCCTTCTTCGAGGGCGTGAACTGGGCGCTGATTCGATGCAGTACCCCGCCGGAGGTACCGCGGCCGGTCGAGGCTGAGCTGCCGCTAAAGTTCGGCGCGGCCGATGGATTCGGCGGTACTGCCACCAGCAGCAAAAGGGTTGTGGGTGCGGACGTGAAGTCCGGAGGGAAGTATCTCGATTTCGAGTTTTTCTAG